Below is a window of Perca fluviatilis chromosome 14, GENO_Pfluv_1.0, whole genome shotgun sequence DNA.
TTCccatatttcttttgttttttgggttGTTTTTTGCATACACTATATCTGTCTTTACCCaacttaaagctgcatttatGAATGTTTTCATAGTGACAGTGGGTCCAAAAATGCCCTCTTTCTATCAATATGCTGATGTGTGACCATGTGTAATTTTTATCAATAAAGAACAATAAACAAATGCATACATTTCAccttgtctttgtgtgtaatAAATGGCAACATGTATAAAGCTTTGTACTAGAAGGGCAAAAAGGATGTATGACAGGAAGAATTTTCATCTTACATACTATCAATTTCCCAAGTTCCCAGTGAAAACAGGAACATGAATTACCATGACTTTATAATTTCAGAAATTGTACCTGCATTTGTAGAAAACTtgttaaagttttattttttttttttttatacagtacaACGTGATTAAAAAGCATCTTTGTGATGAGAGAAGTTATTAATTCTTGAACCCAAattctctcttccctttcctgGAAGTCTAATGGTTTTTTTTACCTAAATTTACGACTAAAAAAGAGATAGCAAGGACtctgagagagaaaggagatCACATGACATCTCAACATGTCAAACCTGGAACATTTATTAAAAGCTGAGTCACAGTGACACTCCACCTTTATTGTTAGTActaatgttttctgttttattctGACAAGATGGGTGTATACGCTGAGGACTGAAAGAAGACCTGGCAGTGGATGCAGACTGGGAGCCTTCGCCAGCTTGTTTATAAGGAAGTGAGCGCTCTGAAGCAGCAGCATACAGCATTTGCATCTGTGTGCAGAGGAACGTGTATCTACCGTACAGTACAGCAGACAGCATGAGAGTCCTGGTCCTGTTAGTGTGCCTGTCAGTGGGCTGCCTGGCTCACACCCCACGACCATGCAGTAAGTACACACTGACTTCATTTGTTCAACTAGCTTTTGCACTGaataatgataaataaataaatactgacCGTGCTGTTCGCTGTTCTGTTTTTGCTTTGGCACTTATAAGGAAATATGATTACGTTGCGAATTTAGTACAGTTGTGATGTAAATGCTCAATTTATAAACACTGTTTTGATTTTAACAGGATCCCCAGCACTGCTGACGGGACGCCTCTCTGtggtaagtttttttttaagacactACAGGCAAAGGTTTTTGGGCTATTTTTCCCCCATAACATGGCTTCTTTCAGACTAATGGGAGGggaaaaacatccaaaatacacatttagatgTTAATTTAACTGCACTTTGTCTATTTGTACCTGTAGAGTTCTCCTAAATTGACTTAAGACTTAGCATTTGAAAAGGCCTAATTCGCCTATATAAACGTCtaaatttcagaaaacttgtaatacaaaaataattgtcCTAAtttaagtaatcaactggggaagtttcatcTATCATGGTGACATCTGTTAGCACAAATAttttaccctattcacctgCAGTGTCTCGCCATAAAAAGATTTTGACTCACCATACTACTATTATCTAAAATAGTATAAACTAACGTGGTCATAGCCACAGCATCGCTCGCTGTAATAAGAAAACTATTTTTTTGTCATCTTCCAAGTCCTCCCCAAGTAAGAAGATGATGGCCTTCGCCAAGTACAGCTATGACGCACTGGGAGAGCGCATTCGCCTCAGAGAGATTGGACATTATGGCAATAAGACCTTCCACCACGATGTACTTCTCCTCTACAGACAGGTAATGACAATATCTACATCAGGAGATGCCATGTTCAACACAGATATACATTGTTAAATATAATGGCATTTTGTCTTACAGCGTGTCATGTATAAGATAAACTACAAGAACCACACATGTTGCAAGAAGAGGCTGTGTGTAGGCTTCCACCCGATGGCGATCCCAAGGAACGCGACCCTGCTGGCACAGGTGGTGTTAGGCAGCTCTTCTGGGCCGGGGCAAGGAGTCCTGGTCAACACCTGGTTGGGAGAGCTACACATGAAAAACAAGACACACAAGGAACCAGGTACGGTACGAGGAATCTAGAATACAGGAAGTACTATAGCACATGACTCTGTCATTGTGTTGAAATGCCCCGGAACCTGCTTGTCTAGTTTGCTGCTTCAGCTCACATGTGATCCACTTCTGTTTCTGCAGCAAAGTACATGAGCACTGTCACAGAGTTTGGATGTGTCCCTGTCAGCACGGTGTTTCACAGCAACAGAACCGGATGGGTGGTGACCAGGTCAGTGTCAGGCACATGATAACAAAGTCTGCAATTTCTCACCAGAAGCTTGTTCAAAATAGATATATCAAATGGAATCCAAAAAGACTTTAGCGACCTTAAGGAAAATATATTTTGACATGTCAAACAAATGTGAACTAATAACATTCGTAAAGACCACATGCCTTCTGAGCCATGATCAGAGTTATAAGTTAAAGGGACAGTTCGCTCCTAAatcaaaatacatattttcctcttacctgtagttctatttgtctttttttttttattgtgaagatAGTGTGtaacaaaaaggtgacatatagagtaaacaatacacatacagtacgtaGACAAACAGCCAATTGCAAACAGTGACAGACAATATGTACAGCAGTTATGTTGAGGGTTGATATGATTGAAGAGTGTAGTGATATTTATCAATCTGGATcgttttggtgtgagttgcccagtgttggagataaGATCCGTAGACATTCAGCCTCTGCGTTCCAGGAGGAAGTCAATTGCAGCCATTGCTTTTGTCTGGATGATTTCATCGTGTGTTCCTTCCTGTTTTTCACCCACAGCTTCTTCAACAACGTCATCGGCCTAGCGGACCCTCAAGAGCTCATCCCTCCAGCCATGTGTAAGGACGCCCAGCTGGAGGAAGAGGATGGCGAGGAACCAGAGAGCTTCTTCAGCTTGTTTTAGAATAGAATACTTTGACAAATGTATTGCACTGTGAGGATggctactgtacagtatatgactCTTTGCACTGTGTTTGTTTAGTGGCAGTCATTGGTGTAGCATTTCGTAAGCAAGTTGTCTAGGGTGAAATTAATcttaattaactttaatgaatTCTACATTTGTGGCTTTATTACACTAATTTCACAACACTCtaacaattaaaaaacaatcGCAGGGTGGATGTCAAATGTTTCCGCTTGTGAGTTTTTTTGCCAAAAAATATCTGCTTATTGAAATCTTTTCTCCTTATATTCACATATAATTAGTAACGTTATTGTAAAGATAAAAGAATACTTGTGTTCTGACAATGTGTTAACATATGGTATTGACGTTATGAAATAAGTTAGATGTTGTGCAAGGACTTTTGCCTTTATCCTAATCtcatttaaattacatttaaagagAGAACAACTGGTGAATATGTTTGTGAATATCTTTAGGCTGGAAAAGATTTTAAGTACAGCCCTGGTCTATACATATTTAATTATGTTCTGTACTTGAAGAACTCAGTTTACCTGCAATTTAAAATATAGAATgtcaaaagaattaaaaaaaagtcatagtatagtatgtcaagaaaAGTTGTAAAAGAGTTTTGAGGTCCAATATACAATGTGGAAAGACAAATATGCCTAAAGCATAAACTTATGTGTCAGGTCAGATAGCTCAGGGTTATAGGAGAAAGATTTAAAGACTGAAAGTTACGTGTTCAAATTGTATGTGTTGCAGTGActgaagtagctacattactcataggtgtggtttgggcgtaacgtgcaataaaccaataagagcgttatctcacattccctttaaaagcaggcgcgcttgttccatggcagattgctattataatggcggatttgctaggcgcacgctcttaatacatccatgggcgcaCGCCAGGAGCGGTTCACAGCCGAGAAGACAAACGTTTGCTACTGATTTTTCTTTTAGACGAATTTagagaaatgtcacaaaaacatactttcctATGTTTTGTGCTCACTCTCACTGAATCACGAGGTTATGaatgcatggtgatatttttgcaatgtagtctaacattagaccGAGAT
It encodes the following:
- the LOC120572296 gene encoding ependymin-like; the encoded protein is MRVLVLLVCLSVGCLAHTPRPCRSPALLTGRLSVSSPSKKMMAFAKYSYDALGERIRLREIGHYGNKTFHHDVLLLYRQRVMYKINYKNHTCCKKRLCVGFHPMAIPRNATLLAQVVLGSSSGPGQGVLVNTWLGELHMKNKTHKEPAKYMSTVTEFGCVPVSTVFHSNRTGWVVTSFFNNVIGLADPQELIPPAMCKDAQLEEEDGEEPESFFSLF